The bacterium genome has a segment encoding these proteins:
- a CDS encoding NAD-dependent epimerase/dehydratase family protein: MTRILVTGAAGFIGFHLSLSLLEDGHEVLGLDNLNSYYDPALKEARLARLQARSGFRFTRTDLADRPAMEGVFRDFRPQRVVNLAAQAGVRHSLTHPYDYVEANLVGFLNVLEGCRHTPEVEGLVYASSSSVYGGNTKVPFSVEDRVDQPVSLYAATKKANELMAHCYSHLYDINTTGLRFFTVYGPWGRPDMAYYSFTKAILAGESIRVFNHGRLKRDFTYIDDVVAGIRAALARNGHCELYNLGNNRPVELLDFIRVIEESLGRKAVLQMEPMQPGDVLETWADIDSSRRDLGYEPLTRLEDGIPRFTAWYEDFHGVA, translated from the coding sequence ATGACGCGCATCCTGGTCACCGGCGCCGCCGGCTTCATCGGGTTTCATCTCAGCCTTTCCCTGTTGGAGGACGGCCACGAGGTGCTGGGTCTGGACAACCTGAACAGCTACTACGACCCCGCCCTCAAGGAGGCCCGTCTCGCCCGGCTGCAAGCGCGGAGCGGCTTCCGCTTCACCCGGACGGATCTGGCCGACCGCCCCGCCATGGAGGGCGTCTTCCGCGACTTCCGGCCGCAGCGGGTGGTCAACCTGGCCGCCCAGGCCGGCGTCCGCCATAGCCTGACCCATCCTTACGACTACGTGGAAGCCAACCTTGTCGGCTTCCTCAATGTCCTGGAAGGGTGTCGGCACACCCCGGAGGTGGAGGGTCTCGTCTACGCCTCCAGTTCGTCGGTGTACGGCGGTAACACCAAGGTCCCCTTCTCCGTCGAGGATCGGGTGGATCAGCCCGTCTCCCTCTACGCGGCCACCAAAAAGGCCAATGAGTTGATGGCTCATTGCTACAGCCATCTTTACGACATCAACACCACCGGCTTGCGCTTCTTCACGGTCTACGGCCCGTGGGGACGGCCGGACATGGCCTATTACTCCTTCACCAAGGCCATCCTGGCGGGGGAATCCATCCGCGTCTTCAACCATGGCCGGCTCAAACGGGACTTCACCTACATTGACGACGTGGTGGCGGGCATTCGGGCCGCGCTGGCACGCAACGGGCACTGCGAGCTGTATAATCTGGGCAATAATCGACCGGTGGAGCTGCTGGATTTCATCCGCGTCATCGAGGAGAGCCTGGGAAGAAAGGCTGTCCTGCAGATGGAGCCCATGCAACCCGGCGACGTGTTGGAAACCTGGGCCGATATCGACAGCAGCCGCCGCGACCTGGGTTACGAACCCCTCACACGGCTGGAGGACGGGATTCCACGCTTCACCGCCTGGTACGAAGACTTCCACGGCGTGGCCTGA
- a CDS encoding Gfo/Idh/MocA family oxidoreductase, which produces MERSPAIITHRHIRFAVVGCGRIAANHFGAIEKHDAHAEIAAVCDTDPAALARAVERTGAAGYAGLTELLKAGPADVVVLCTPSGLHPSQAIQAARAGRHVMSEKPMATSWAEGKRMVQVCDEMARRLFIVKQNRRNATLQLLKQAVRQGRFGRIYMVNINVFWSRPQEYYDQAAWRGTWEFDGGAFMNQASHYVDLVDWLIGPVESVFAYTATLARRIEVEDSGVMSIKWRSGALGTLNVTMLSYPRNMEGSITILGEHGTVRVGGMAVNEIQHWEFADQRPEDATIKDASYQTTSVYGFGHPLYYDNVIRTLRGEAEPETDGREGLRSLELLVAAYRSARDGVKVSLPLEY; this is translated from the coding sequence ATGGAGCGCAGCCCCGCAATCATCACCCATCGGCACATACGTTTCGCCGTGGTGGGGTGTGGCCGCATCGCCGCCAACCACTTTGGTGCCATCGAGAAGCATGACGCTCATGCCGAGATCGCAGCCGTCTGCGACACGGACCCCGCCGCCTTGGCGCGCGCGGTGGAGAGAACGGGGGCGGCCGGCTATGCCGGACTGACGGAGCTGCTCAAGGCCGGCCCCGCCGACGTGGTAGTGTTGTGCACTCCCAGCGGCCTTCATCCCAGCCAGGCCATTCAGGCGGCGCGGGCCGGACGCCACGTCATGAGCGAGAAACCCATGGCCACCTCCTGGGCCGAGGGCAAGCGCATGGTGCAGGTTTGTGATGAGATGGCGCGGCGCCTTTTCATCGTCAAGCAGAACCGCCGCAACGCCACGCTGCAGTTGCTCAAGCAGGCCGTGCGCCAGGGGAGGTTCGGCCGCATCTACATGGTCAACATCAACGTCTTCTGGTCGCGCCCCCAGGAATACTACGACCAGGCGGCCTGGCGCGGCACCTGGGAGTTCGACGGCGGCGCTTTCATGAACCAGGCCAGCCATTATGTCGACCTCGTGGACTGGTTGATCGGACCAGTGGAGAGCGTCTTCGCCTACACGGCCACCCTGGCCCGCCGCATCGAGGTGGAGGACAGCGGCGTGATGTCGATCAAGTGGCGCAGCGGCGCCCTGGGCACCCTCAATGTGACCATGCTGTCCTATCCCAGGAACATGGAGGGGTCGATCACCATCCTGGGCGAGCATGGCACGGTGCGGGTGGGGGGCATGGCCGTCAACGAGATCCAGCACTGGGAGTTTGCCGACCAGCGCCCCGAGGACGCCACCATCAAGGATGCAAGCTACCAGACCACCTCCGTGTACGGCTTCGGGCACCCGCTCTATTACGACAATGTGATCCGGACCCTGCGCGGCGAGGCGGAGCCCGAGACGGACGGGCGCGAAGGCCTGCGCTCGCTTGAGCTGCTGGTTGCCGCCTACCGCTCCGCGCGGGACGGTGTGAAAGTCTCCCTGCCCCTGGAGTACTGA
- a CDS encoding ABC transporter ATP-binding protein: MRQLSEIFRLLVRYRSRLLVGAFFVLVTNTILIFGPRVLGLAVDDLRDGLVRHSLGWYLGWLLAISLGQGLARFAMRRILIGTSRRVERDLRATYLERLLELPRSFYARRYTGDIMSRATQDIENVRMAAGPALMYSLDTILLSAYALTMMLLIHPALTGIVLALLPVISGLVWWLSHRIHLATMDAQRCFGRVSTVVQEALSGIRVIQAYVREEHQARRFDDQLVEYRRLQMRLVGLQSAFRPLLGLLFALGQGLVLWQGGRLIVEGALTLGDYVAFSTYLTLLSWPMVATGWSLSLLQRGSAGMRRLNEVLGASVELAWGGARPRLQARLSVQGLGFRYPDAEADALQDLSFDLEPGQAMGIVGLTGCGKSTLLRLLARQADPDRGRILLDGHDIRSLDPGLLRSMMTVVPQDAFLFSATLAGNVAYGRPDAPRAELERAAADSRLEQDLPQLPAGWETLVGERGVTLSGGQKQRATIARALVPEAPILLLDDALSAIDTRTEEALVHRLRDVMARRTVLIASHRLSIMREVDVIIVLDQGRMVERGTHDELVKRGGLYAELWRRQELRSALEEAA, translated from the coding sequence ATGCGTCAGCTGAGTGAGATCTTCCGCCTGCTGGTCCGCTACCGTTCCCGCCTGCTGGTGGGCGCCTTCTTCGTGCTGGTCACCAACACCATCCTCATCTTCGGCCCGCGCGTGCTGGGCCTGGCCGTGGACGACCTGCGCGACGGCCTGGTGCGCCACTCCCTGGGCTGGTACCTGGGCTGGCTGCTGGCCATCAGCCTGGGCCAGGGCTTGGCCCGCTTCGCCATGCGCCGCATCCTCATCGGCACTTCGCGGCGGGTGGAGCGCGACCTGCGCGCCACCTACCTGGAGCGGTTGCTCGAGCTGCCGCGGAGCTTCTACGCCCGGCGCTACACGGGCGACATCATGAGCCGCGCCACCCAGGACATCGAGAACGTGCGCATGGCGGCCGGACCGGCCCTCATGTACTCGCTGGACACGATCCTGCTCAGCGCCTACGCCCTCACCATGATGCTGCTCATCCACCCCGCCCTCACCGGCATCGTGCTGGCCCTGCTGCCCGTCATCAGCGGCCTGGTCTGGTGGCTCTCCCACCGCATCCACCTGGCCACAATGGATGCCCAGCGCTGCTTCGGGCGCGTCTCCACCGTCGTGCAGGAGGCCCTCTCCGGCATCCGCGTCATCCAGGCCTACGTCCGCGAGGAGCATCAGGCCCGCCGCTTCGACGACCAGCTGGTGGAGTACCGTCGCCTGCAGATGCGGCTGGTGGGCCTCCAAAGCGCCTTCCGGCCGCTGCTCGGCCTGCTCTTCGCCCTGGGACAGGGCCTGGTTCTGTGGCAGGGCGGACGCCTCATCGTCGAGGGTGCCCTCACCCTGGGCGACTACGTGGCCTTCTCCACCTACCTGACCCTGCTGTCCTGGCCGATGGTGGCCACCGGCTGGAGTCTCAGCCTGCTGCAGCGCGGCAGCGCCGGCATGCGACGGCTCAACGAGGTGCTGGGCGCCTCCGTCGAGCTGGCCTGGGGCGGCGCCCGGCCCCGCCTGCAAGCTCGCCTGAGCGTGCAGGGACTGGGCTTCCGCTACCCGGACGCGGAGGCGGACGCCCTCCAGGACCTCAGCTTCGACCTGGAGCCGGGTCAGGCCATGGGCATCGTGGGCCTGACCGGCTGCGGCAAATCCACCCTGCTGCGCCTGCTGGCGAGGCAGGCCGATCCCGACCGCGGTCGCATCCTGCTGGACGGCCATGACATCCGCAGCCTCGATCCCGGTCTGCTGCGCTCCATGATGACGGTCGTGCCCCAGGACGCCTTCCTCTTCAGCGCCACCCTGGCCGGCAACGTGGCCTATGGGCGGCCCGACGCCCCCCGCGCCGAGCTGGAGCGCGCCGCGGCGGACAGCCGCCTCGAGCAGGACCTGCCCCAGTTGCCAGCCGGTTGGGAGACCCTGGTGGGCGAGCGGGGCGTGACCCTCTCCGGCGGACAGAAGCAGCGGGCCACCATCGCCCGCGCCCTGGTGCCCGAGGCCCCCATCCTCTTGCTGGACGATGCCCTCTCCGCCATCGACACGCGCACCGAGGAGGCCCTTGTCCACCGCCTGCGCGACGTGATGGCCCGGCGCACCGTGCTCATCGCCTCCCACCGGCTCTCCATCATGCGGGAGGTGGACGTCATCATCGTGCTCGACCAGGGCCGCATGGTCGAGCGCGGCACCCATGACGAGCTGGTGAAGCGGGGCGGCCTCTACGCCGAGCTGTGGCGCCGCCAGGAGCTGCGCAGCGCCCTCGAGGAGGCGGCATGA
- a CDS encoding NAD-dependent epimerase/dehydratase family protein — MRILVTGAAGFIGYHLSKSLLWDGHKVTGLDIVNDYYDPRLKEDRLARLAEYPAFQLERRDVADRAALERVFQTHQPERVVHLAAQAGVRHSISHPHVYGASNLTGFLNILEACRHTPGVEGLVYASSSSVYGGNTKIPFSVEDRVDQPISLYAATKKANELMAHCYSHLYGLHVTGLRFFTVYGPWGRPDMALFLFTKAILAGEPIRVFNKGEMARDFTYIDDIVAGIRAAIERNHRCEIFNLGNHKSERLTDFIALIERHLGRTAERILEPMQPGDVPASFADIDHSREGLGYEPTTDIDVGIKRFLDWYLDYYKETC; from the coding sequence ATGCGCATCCTGGTCACCGGCGCCGCCGGGTTCATCGGCTACCACCTGAGCAAGTCCCTGCTGTGGGACGGCCACAAGGTGACGGGGCTGGATATCGTCAACGACTACTACGACCCGCGTCTCAAGGAGGACCGCCTGGCCCGGTTGGCGGAGTATCCGGCCTTCCAGTTGGAGCGCCGGGACGTTGCGGACCGGGCCGCCCTGGAACGGGTCTTCCAGACGCACCAGCCGGAGCGTGTGGTGCACCTGGCGGCCCAAGCGGGCGTGCGACACAGCATCAGCCATCCTCATGTCTATGGTGCAAGCAACCTGACCGGCTTCCTCAACATCCTCGAGGCCTGCCGCCACACGCCCGGCGTGGAGGGCCTCGTCTACGCCTCCAGCTCCTCGGTCTACGGTGGCAACACCAAGATTCCCTTCTCCGTGGAAGATCGGGTGGATCAACCCATCTCCCTTTACGCCGCCACCAAGAAGGCCAATGAGCTGATGGCCCACTGCTACAGTCACCTTTACGGCCTGCATGTCACAGGCCTGCGCTTCTTCACGGTTTATGGTCCCTGGGGCAGGCCGGACATGGCCCTCTTCCTCTTCACCAAGGCCATCCTGGCAGGCGAGCCCATCCGCGTCTTCAACAAGGGTGAGATGGCGCGGGACTTCACCTACATCGACGACATCGTGGCCGGCATCCGCGCCGCCATCGAGCGCAACCACCGCTGCGAGATCTTCAACCTGGGCAACCACAAGAGCGAGCGGCTGACCGATTTCATCGCCCTCATCGAGCGCCACTTGGGCCGGACGGCGGAGCGCATCCTGGAACCCATGCAACCGGGCGACGTGCCGGCCAGTTTCGCCGACATCGACCATTCCCGGGAAGGGTTGGGCTACGAGCCCACCACCGACATTGATGTGGGCATCAAGCGCTTCCTCGATTGGTATCTGGACTATTACAAGGAGACCTGTTGA
- the ychF gene encoding redox-regulated ATPase YchF: MEIGIIGLPQAGKTTLFNALTGLGVDLGYAGGRKSANRGVARVPDERLEQLSRLFKPRSTVHATVNYVDLGGLSGEGRRSSGFPADVLQALKPCEALLLVLRAFDDPARPHPDGPADPQRDFRTARDEFILSDLAICEGRIERLEKQMMKVKEKDQAFELETLKLCHAALEEERPLRTLELDEARRRVLRSYAFLSLKPLLVVLNVQDNAVRDESRLEALRQAKAGGGQRFLQVSARIEMELAQLDEAEAGEFLAEYGIQEPALHRVLRESFALLDLETFFTVGEDECRAWTLRRGSTAPMAAGVIHSDIQKGFIRAEVVPSAELLRLGSMAACKEKGSLRLEGREYLVQEGEVVHFRFNV, encoded by the coding sequence ATGGAAATCGGCATCATCGGCCTGCCCCAGGCGGGCAAGACCACATTGTTCAACGCACTCACCGGCCTGGGGGTGGATCTGGGCTACGCCGGCGGCCGCAAGAGCGCCAACCGCGGCGTAGCCCGCGTCCCGGACGAGCGGCTGGAGCAGCTCTCCCGGCTTTTCAAGCCGCGCAGCACGGTCCACGCCACGGTCAACTACGTGGATCTGGGCGGCCTCTCCGGCGAGGGACGGCGCTCCAGCGGCTTTCCCGCCGACGTCCTGCAGGCGCTCAAACCCTGCGAGGCGCTTCTGCTGGTCCTCCGCGCGTTCGACGACCCGGCCCGCCCCCACCCCGACGGTCCGGCCGACCCGCAGCGGGACTTCCGCACCGCCCGCGACGAGTTCATCCTCTCCGACCTGGCCATCTGCGAGGGCCGCATCGAGCGGCTGGAGAAACAGATGATGAAGGTGAAGGAGAAGGATCAGGCCTTCGAGCTGGAGACGCTCAAGCTCTGCCACGCCGCGCTGGAGGAGGAGCGGCCCCTGCGCACCCTGGAGCTGGACGAGGCGCGCCGCCGGGTGCTGCGCTCCTACGCCTTCCTCAGCCTCAAGCCGCTCCTGGTCGTGCTCAACGTGCAGGACAACGCGGTGCGCGACGAGTCCCGGCTGGAGGCCCTGCGCCAGGCCAAGGCGGGCGGTGGTCAGCGTTTCCTCCAGGTGAGCGCCCGCATCGAGATGGAGCTGGCGCAGCTGGACGAGGCGGAGGCCGGCGAGTTCCTGGCCGAGTACGGCATCCAGGAGCCGGCCCTTCATCGGGTGTTGCGGGAAAGCTTCGCCCTGCTCGACCTCGAGACCTTCTTCACCGTGGGCGAGGACGAGTGCCGGGCCTGGACCCTGCGCCGCGGCAGCACCGCCCCCATGGCCGCCGGGGTCATCCACAGCGACATCCAGAAAGGGTTCATCCGCGCCGAAGTGGTCCCCTCCGCCGAACTCCTGCGCCTGGGCAGCATGGCCGCCTGCAAGGAGAAGGGCAGCCTGCGCCTGGAAGGCCGCGAGTACCTGGTGCAGGAGGGGGAGGTTGTCCATTTCCGCTTCAATGTCTGA
- a CDS encoding FAD-dependent oxidoreductase has protein sequence MTQERRARIAVVGGGINGVMSAWALARAGHEVELFERGRLMGETSSASTKLIHGGLRYLEQGEFGLVRESLRERSWWLAQAPHLARPLGLILPIYRGVSRSRLLLRLGLLLYDLMAGRRTLGRHAWLSRAALVRRAPDLRPEGLQGGFLFYDVQMDDQGLGLWAADQARAAGATIHEGVPVERLAVDGSFLAGKERQADLIVNAAGPWCRDLLDRSGVPARHGLDLVRGSHLVLDRPLADGFFLQVPGEERICFALPWRGGTLLGTTEVRQGLAEPIACSGEEENYLLGVHASAFIQAARATEIRERFAGLRPLVDVGSANPGRTTREYVLEQEGRLLSVFGGKWTTARVLGEKVERMAGRIIATAGV, from the coding sequence ATGACACAGGAGCGCAGGGCGCGCATCGCGGTGGTGGGAGGCGGCATCAACGGAGTGATGAGCGCCTGGGCGCTGGCCCGGGCCGGTCACGAGGTGGAGCTCTTCGAGCGCGGCCGCCTGATGGGGGAGACGAGCAGCGCCTCCACCAAGCTCATCCACGGCGGACTGCGCTACCTGGAGCAGGGCGAGTTCGGGCTGGTGCGGGAAAGCCTGCGCGAGCGCAGCTGGTGGCTGGCCCAGGCGCCGCACCTGGCCCGGCCGCTCGGCCTCATCCTGCCCATCTACCGGGGCGTGTCGCGCAGCCGCCTCCTCCTGCGCCTGGGTTTGCTGCTCTATGACCTGATGGCCGGACGGCGCACCCTCGGACGGCATGCCTGGCTGTCCCGCGCCGCCCTGGTCCGGCGTGCCCCGGATTTGAGGCCGGAGGGCCTGCAGGGGGGCTTCCTGTTCTACGATGTGCAGATGGATGATCAGGGCCTGGGCCTTTGGGCCGCCGATCAGGCCCGCGCCGCCGGGGCCACCATCCATGAGGGGGTGCCGGTGGAGCGGCTGGCGGTCGACGGCAGCTTCCTGGCGGGCAAGGAGCGGCAGGCCGACCTGATCGTCAACGCCGCCGGACCCTGGTGCCGGGACCTGCTGGACCGTTCCGGCGTGCCGGCCCGGCATGGCCTGGACCTGGTGCGGGGCAGCCACCTCGTCTTGGATCGTCCGCTGGCGGACGGCTTCTTTCTCCAGGTTCCGGGTGAGGAGCGCATCTGCTTTGCCCTGCCCTGGCGGGGAGGCACCCTGCTGGGCACGACCGAGGTGCGGCAGGGGTTGGCCGAGCCCATCGCCTGCTCGGGCGAGGAGGAAAACTACCTGCTGGGCGTGCATGCCTCGGCCTTCATTCAGGCGGCGCGCGCCACGGAGATCAGGGAGCGCTTCGCCGGACTGCGCCCCCTGGTGGATGTCGGCAGCGCCAATCCGGGGCGGACGACCCGCGAGTACGTGCTGGAGCAGGAAGGCCGCCTGCTATCTGTCTTTGGGGGAAAATGGACCACGGCCCGGGTCCTGGGGGAGAAAGTGGAACGCATGGCTGGACGCATCATAGCGACTGCAGGTGTCTGA
- the wecB gene encoding UDP-N-acetylglucosamine 2-epimerase (non-hydrolyzing), producing MRVVAVVGARPNFMKVAPLARAFADSSVDFKIVHTGQHYDQAMSQSFFDELEIPRPDLNLEVGSASHAVQTAEIMKRFEPACLDLRPDWALVVGDVNSTAACSLVASKLGIRVCHVEAGLRSRDRAMPEEINRLVTDVISDLLLTTCHEADRNLLAEGIPAGKIHMVGNTMIDTLALMLPKAARRGTPARFNLRPGAYGVVTLHRPSNVDNPEILADLLGTLEIVQRELPLIFAIHPRTRKNITAFGLEDRLASMPGLQLCDPLSYLDFLDLYRQSRLVLTDSGGIQEETSWLRIPCITMRENTERGVTVDLGTNYLTGTRRDKVLEAYTAVMEGRGKPGGEIPLWDGRAAERIRTLFESLA from the coding sequence ATGCGCGTTGTCGCCGTGGTGGGGGCCCGCCCCAACTTCATGAAGGTGGCCCCCCTCGCCCGGGCCTTCGCGGACAGCTCCGTGGACTTCAAGATCGTCCACACGGGCCAGCACTACGACCAGGCCATGAGCCAGAGCTTTTTCGACGAGCTGGAGATTCCCCGCCCCGACCTCAACCTGGAGGTGGGCAGCGCCAGCCATGCCGTGCAGACGGCGGAGATCATGAAGCGCTTCGAGCCCGCCTGCCTGGACCTGCGCCCGGACTGGGCGCTGGTGGTGGGGGACGTCAACTCCACGGCCGCCTGCAGCCTGGTGGCGAGCAAGCTGGGCATCCGCGTCTGCCATGTGGAGGCCGGCCTGCGCAGCCGCGACCGCGCCATGCCCGAGGAGATCAACCGGCTGGTCACGGACGTGATCAGCGACCTGCTGCTCACCACCTGCCATGAGGCGGACCGCAATCTGCTGGCCGAGGGCATTCCCGCCGGGAAGATCCACATGGTGGGCAACACCATGATCGACACGCTGGCTCTCATGCTGCCCAAGGCCGCCCGCCGCGGCACGCCGGCGCGCTTCAACCTGCGGCCTGGCGCCTACGGCGTGGTGACCCTCCATCGTCCCAGCAACGTGGACAACCCGGAAATCCTGGCCGACCTGCTGGGCACCCTGGAGATCGTGCAGCGCGAGCTGCCCCTCATCTTCGCCATCCATCCCCGCACCCGAAAGAACATCACTGCCTTCGGCCTGGAGGATCGCCTGGCCAGCATGCCGGGCTTGCAGCTCTGCGACCCGCTCTCTTATCTGGACTTTTTGGACCTCTACCGCCAGTCCCGCCTGGTGCTGACCGACTCGGGCGGCATCCAGGAGGAGACCAGCTGGTTGAGGATCCCCTGCATCACCATGCGGGAGAACACGGAGCGCGGCGTGACGGTGGACCTGGGCACCAACTACCTGACCGGCACGCGGCGGGACAAGGTGCTGGAAGCTTACACCGCCGTGATGGAAGGCCGCGGCAAGCCGGGTGGAGAGATTCCCCTTTGGGACGGCCGGGCGGCGGAGCGGATCCGCACTCTCTTCGAATCCCTGGCCTGA
- a CDS encoding acyltransferase, with protein MAEKLYYAHPTAVVDEPCEIGEGTKIWHFSHVMTGARIGRRCVFGQNVNVDGGVVIGDGVKVQNNVSIYSGVILEDHVFLGPSCVLTNVTNPRSEINRHSLYETTIIRRGASVGANATIVCGIELGRYCFIGSGAVVAKSVPDYALMVGVPARRIGWVSRHGLPLGQPDAEGVYSCPESGLRYREVEAGVLRCLDFDEEAPLPDELRNGGRFYDEIVHGGRLTA; from the coding sequence GTGGCGGAAAAGCTTTACTACGCGCATCCCACCGCCGTGGTGGACGAACCCTGCGAGATCGGCGAGGGAACCAAGATCTGGCACTTCAGCCATGTGATGACGGGGGCGAGGATCGGCCGGCGCTGCGTCTTCGGCCAGAACGTCAACGTGGACGGCGGGGTGGTCATCGGTGACGGCGTCAAGGTGCAGAACAACGTCAGCATCTATTCGGGAGTGATTCTCGAGGACCATGTCTTCCTGGGCCCCTCCTGCGTGCTCACCAACGTCACCAACCCGCGCAGCGAGATCAACCGCCACAGCCTCTACGAGACGACCATCATCCGTCGCGGCGCCAGCGTGGGCGCCAACGCCACCATCGTCTGCGGCATCGAACTGGGGCGCTACTGCTTCATCGGCTCCGGCGCCGTGGTGGCCAAGAGCGTGCCCGACTACGCCCTGATGGTGGGCGTGCCCGCCCGCCGCATCGGCTGGGTGAGCCGCCACGGCCTGCCGCTGGGCCAGCCCGACGCCGAGGGGGTCTACTCCTGTCCGGAAAGCGGCCTGCGTTACCGCGAAGTGGAGGCGGGCGTCTTGCGCTGCCTGGATTTCGACGAGGAGGCGCCGCTGCCCGACGAGCTGCGCAACGGCGGCCGCTTCTACGACGAGATCGTCCACGGCGGGCGGCTGACAGCTTGA
- a CDS encoding polysaccharide deacetylase family protein → MRFHFLSVDLESAHHAANLQARLRRLEDRPLKEQLGQRVVYGTRRLLRLFHQFQTQATFFVLGEVARQHPALIDEIAAAGHRIASHGLGHRRVFRQDLGDFQRDLAESLALLRPWEAAWGGGPGYRAPDFSLPPLESHYEALRSAGFAWSSSLMAARLSPRLLAGVPAERRRDLVEGRPHQVTIPSGSIREYPLAGRRILGQPLAWGGGFWLRALPMAWNLSHMRDWNRGGRSFHLYVHPWELDLEQPRLRLPVWRSLRQYHGLERFEGRLERVLGEFRFQPIGEE, encoded by the coding sequence ATGCGGTTCCATTTCCTCAGCGTCGACCTGGAGAGCGCCCACCACGCGGCCAATCTGCAAGCCCGGCTGCGGCGGCTGGAAGACCGGCCGCTCAAGGAGCAGTTGGGCCAGCGCGTGGTCTATGGCACCCGGCGCCTCCTGCGGCTCTTCCACCAGTTCCAGACCCAGGCCACCTTCTTCGTCCTGGGCGAGGTGGCGCGCCAGCATCCCGCCCTCATCGACGAGATCGCCGCGGCGGGACACCGCATTGCATCCCACGGGCTGGGCCACCGCCGCGTCTTCCGGCAGGACCTGGGCGACTTCCAGCGGGACCTGGCGGAGAGCCTGGCCTTGCTGCGGCCCTGGGAGGCGGCCTGGGGCGGAGGACCTGGATACCGGGCGCCGGATTTCAGCCTGCCGCCCCTCGAAAGCCATTATGAAGCGCTGCGCTCGGCCGGCTTCGCCTGGTCGAGCAGCCTGATGGCGGCGCGCCTCTCCCCGCGCCTGCTGGCCGGCGTCCCGGCGGAGCGCCGCCGCGACCTGGTGGAGGGCCGCCCCCATCAGGTGACGATTCCCTCCGGATCCATCCGCGAGTATCCGCTGGCCGGCCGTCGCATCCTGGGGCAACCGCTGGCCTGGGGAGGCGGCTTCTGGCTGCGCGCCCTGCCCATGGCCTGGAACTTGTCCCACATGCGGGACTGGAACCGCGGCGGACGCAGCTTCCATCTCTACGTCCACCCCTGGGAGCTGGATCTGGAGCAGCCCCGCCTGCGCCTGCCCGTCTGGCGGAGCCTGCGCCAGTACCACGGGCTGGAGCGCTTCGAGGGGCGCCTGGAGCGCGTGCTGGGGGAGTTCCGCTTCCAGCCCATCGGGGAGGAGTAG
- a CDS encoding lysophospholipid acyltransferase family protein: MFTGISHAVERAIRTGLHMALDTWLFGYNRVTYHRRERLREDQQQIIVSNHTSHYDAAVLLSAFPFHCMHRVHPVAAKDYFFSNRLKGLFFRLFMNVLPIERSAKLHEAFVPTEEALARGHSIIIFPEGTRSVDGEIKSFKVGVGYLSAKYGLPVLPVYIDGAHKAFGKGHNVPKAFKVSVVYGKPLRYEGDPADREGWATFAERLRGEIQRLQRSFQRARDNFNLFPPQA; the protein is encoded by the coding sequence ATGTTCACTGGAATCTCCCACGCCGTGGAGCGCGCCATCCGCACCGGCCTGCACATGGCGCTGGACACCTGGCTTTTCGGCTACAACCGCGTCACCTACCACCGCCGGGAGCGCCTGCGGGAGGACCAACAGCAGATCATCGTCTCCAACCACACCAGCCACTACGACGCCGCCGTGCTGCTCTCGGCCTTCCCTTTCCACTGCATGCACCGCGTGCATCCGGTGGCGGCCAAGGACTACTTCTTCTCCAACCGCCTGAAGGGCCTTTTCTTCCGCCTCTTCATGAACGTGCTGCCCATCGAACGCTCGGCCAAGCTGCACGAGGCCTTCGTCCCCACTGAGGAGGCCCTCGCCCGCGGGCACAGCATCATCATTTTTCCGGAGGGGACGCGCAGCGTGGACGGGGAGATCAAGTCCTTCAAGGTGGGCGTGGGCTACCTGTCAGCCAAGTACGGCCTGCCCGTCCTGCCCGTCTACATCGACGGCGCCCACAAGGCCTTCGGCAAGGGCCACAACGTGCCCAAGGCCTTCAAGGTGAGCGTCGTCTACGGCAAGCCCCTGCGCTACGAGGGCGACCCCGCCGACCGGGAGGGCTGGGCGACCTTCGCCGAGCGCCTGCGCGGGGAGATCCAACGCCTGCAGCGTTCCTTCCAGCGGGCCCGGGACAACTTCAACCTCTTCCCGCCCCAGGCCTGA